The Verrucomicrobiota bacterium genomic sequence CGTGCAGAGCCAGCGCAGCTTCTCGTCCAGCCATGAGGCCTTGCGCAAACTCGCCGCCCTTGACGAGGGGCAAAAGTTTTTGTGTTGCCCACAACGCGACCGCGGCGGCGCCCGGGCGCGAACATTCCAGGCTGATTTCGCCGAGGTGAAGTTCCGCCGAACTGAAGTAAGTGTACGGCGAATCATGCTTGTAGAATCGGCCCACGCCCGGATCACGGAACAGCACGCAACCGCAGCCGCAGGGCTGAAGGCCGTGTTTGTGCGGATCGATCACCAGGGAATCGACTTCGCCCAGGCGCTCGTAAGCGCGCTGCGTTTCCGTCGCCAAGTTATCCGCAAGACAGAAATAACCTCCGTAGGCGGCGTCGGCGTGAAGATGAAATCCATGGCTCGCCCGCAAATCGAGCAATTCGGCCAATGGATCCACGGAGCCCGTCGCGGTCGTCCCGATCGTGGCCACGACCGTCCCGATGTCCCCCTGGTTCAGCCGTGCTTTGAGCCTTCCGACATCGATGCGACCGCAGCGATCACAGGGAATCGCCTCGAAATCCAGTCCAAGAACCCCGGCGATGCGTTGGTGCGTATAGTGGGCCTGTTGCGAAGCGAGCACCTTCTCGCCGGGACGCAACTGGCCGGCCACCCACAACGCTTCCAGATTGGCCATCGTGCCGCCGCTGCACAAATGGCCGAGGTGCGTTTTCCATCCGACCATGCCGGCGATCTCGCCCACCGCTTCCTTCTCCATGGCTGAGCTGGCGCGCCCGCCGTCGAGCGCGTGATTGTTCGGGTTAATCCACAGCGCCAGCGCGTAGGCGAGCCGCGCGACGGAGTGGGGCGGCTTGAGCATTTGTCCGGCGTAAAGAGGATGGAAGTAAGGGAAATTGTCCTGCAACCGGTCGGCGGCC encodes the following:
- a CDS encoding aspartate aminotransferase family protein, whose amino-acid sequence is MKSPGSFALEKDSLPLLRALLERLESEFASLPPHATNLTASQLNGIERVLHKAADRLQDNFPYFHPLYAGQMLKPPHSVARLAYALALWINPNNHALDGGRASSAMEKEAVGEIAGMVGWKTHLGHLCSGGTMANLEALWVAGQLRPGEKVLASQQAHYTHQRIAGVLGLDFEAIPCDRCGRIDVGRLKARLNQGDIGTVVATIGTTATGSVDPLAELLDLRASHGFHLHADAAYGGYFCLADNLATETQRAYERLGEVDSLVIDPHKHGLQPCGCGCVLFRDPGVGRFYKHDSPYTYFSSAELHLGEISLECSRPGAAAVALWATQKLLPLVKGGEFAQGLMAGREAALALHARLRTDERFLAGCAPELDIVVWATRGESASIASQRARLIFAEAARRNLHLALAELPFDFFDLTGAGMKRDRDTLTCLRSVLMKPEHRDWVDRIWEILSAAAA